The following are encoded in a window of Rosa chinensis cultivar Old Blush chromosome 4, RchiOBHm-V2, whole genome shotgun sequence genomic DNA:
- the LOC112196541 gene encoding uncharacterized protein LOC112196541 translates to MEELHAAASAYYQNGTQQTRNLAWSFFQSMDTNGDGRISCSEFKDFLRQSGYNWIINDPNFFNRLDRNGDGGLDFGEVLTFYYIIKTRKIRCQGSQCGAYLFGLYFTCVACFDGAHGHTFDLCPACYRSRSYYHH, encoded by the coding sequence ATGGAAGAACTACATGCAGCTGCTTCAGCATACTACCAGAATGGCACTCAACAGACTCGGAATCTGGCATGGTCTTTCTTCCAATCTATGGACACCAACGGTGATGGTCGAATCAGCTGCTCGGAGTTCAAGGACTTCCTCCGGCAAAGTGGCTACAACTGGATTATTAACGACCCAAACTTCTTCAACAGACTTGACCGCAATGGGGATGGTGGATTGGATTTTGGGGAAGTTCTCACTTTCTACTACATCATTAAAACGAGGAAAATCCGATGCCAAGGGTCCCAGTGCGGCGCATACCTCTTCGGTCTGTATTTCACTTGCGTTGCTTGCTTTGACGGAGCTCATGGGCATACCTTTGATCTCTGTCCTGCCTGCTATCGCAGTCGGAGTTACTATCACCACTAG